A DNA window from Arachis duranensis cultivar V14167 chromosome 3, aradu.V14167.gnm2.J7QH, whole genome shotgun sequence contains the following coding sequences:
- the LOC127745414 gene encoding uncharacterized protein LOC127745414 produces MLRSLKPPSSMSLLRSLYAEHPHPHSSLRNVSHTHTHKARLAEGGESHRRRASPPPSRWAVVLHAVPSVLHTEGREIENRAAIGGEETDGKGLARRVHAVPPPALGSDAACHRRELPCHCHRSCLCRRCWRRERKNAVEKGNVSCEPWAEEKLHPRCRWRSSVRRRRGLLRVGRRRRRLTPLSPSELAAADDGKPKLSPAKGFRPPQVLLPEKGTASP; encoded by the coding sequence ATGCTGCGCAGCCTCAAACCCCCTTCTTCAATGTCCTTGCTGCGCAGCCTTTATGCTGAACACCCACACCCACACTCTTCTTTGAGAAACGtatcacacacacacacccacAAAGCACGGTTGGCCGAGGGAGGAGAATCGCACCGGCGTCGGGCTTCACCACCGCCGTCGCGCTGGGCCGTTGTGCTCCACGCTGTCCCGTCGGTGCTGCACACCGAGGGAAGAGAGATCGAGAACAGAGCTGCAATTGGAGGGGAAGAGACTGACGGGAAGGGCCTCGCGAGGAGGGTTCACGCCGTGCCGCCGCCAGCGCTGGGGTCTGACGCCGCCTGTCACCGTCGGGAGCTTCCTTGCCATTGCCACAGAAGCTGCCTTTGCCGGCGCTGTTGGAGGCGCGAACGGAAGAACGCCGTTGAGAAGGGAAATGTGAGCTGCGAGCCATGGGCTGAGGAGAAGCTCCACCCTCGTTGTCGCTGGAGGAGTTCTGTGCGTCGCCGTCGAGGGTTACTGCGGGTGGGGAGAAGACGCCGCCGCCTCACGCCGCTGTCACCATCTGAGCTCGCTGCTGCTGATGATGGTAAGCCCAAACTGTCGCCAGCAAAGGGATTCAGGCCTCCGCAGGTGTTGCTGCCGGAAAAGGGAACTGCATCTCCGTGA